CCCGCATCTGCCGCAGTTCCTTCTTCATCTCCGACACCTCGTCGCGCAGCCGGGCGGCGATCTCGAACTGCAGGTCGGCGGCGGCCGCGCGCATGCGCTCGGTCATCTCGTCGATCTGCTCGGCCAGTTCGGCCGCGGGGCGGTCGGTCGGGACGGTGTCCGCGCCCTTCTTGCCCTTCGCCTTGCCCTTGGCGGGCGCGGCGGCCTTGCCCGCCTTGGCCGCGTCGCCGCCGAGCGAAGGCACCGGGGCCTTGCCGGCCTTCGCCTTGCGGTAGTCGGAGCCGAGGAGCTGCTCGGTGTCGACTTCCTCGCGGGCGATCTGCGACACGATGTCGTTGATCTTCTTGCGGAGGGGCTGCGGATCGATGCCCCTCTCCTTGTTGTACGCGATCTGCTTCTCGCGGCGCCGGTTGGTCTCGTCGATGGCCTTCTCCATCGCCGGAGTGATCTTGTCGGCGTACATGTGGACCTGACCGGACACGTTGCGCGCCGCGCGGCCGATGGTCTGGATCAGGGAGGTGCCTGAGCGCAGGAAGCCCTCCTTGTCGGCGTCGAGGATCGCCACGAGGGAGACCTCGGGGAGGTCGAGTCCCTCGCGGAGGAGGTTGATGCCGACCAGGACGTCGTACTCCCCCGCCCGCAGCTCGCGCAGGAGCTCCACGCGGCGCAGGGTGTCGACGTCGCTGTGCAGATAGCGGACCTGGATGCCGAGCTCCAGGAAGTAGTCCGTGAGGTCCTCGGCCATCTTCTTGGTGAGCGTGGTGACCAGGACGCGCTCGTCCTTCTCGGTGCGCGTGCGGATCTCGTGCACCAGGTCGTCGATCTGGCCCTCGGTGGGCTTGACGACGACCTCGGGGTCGACGAGGCCGGTGGGTCGGATGATCTGCTCGACGAAGCCGTCGCCGCGCGAGAGCTCGTACTTCCCCGGGGTCGCCGAGAGGTAGACCGTCTGGCCGATGCGGCCGAGGAACTCCTCCCACTTCAGTGGGCGGTTGTCCAGCGCGGAGGGCAGCCGGAAGCCGTGGTCGACGAGGGTGCGCTTGCGGGAGGCGTCGCCCTCGTACATCGCGCCGATCTGCGGGACCGTGACGTGCGACTCGTCGAGGACCAGGAGGAAGTCCTCCGGGAAGTAGTCCAGGAGGGTGTTCGGGGCGGTGCCCGGGGCGCGGTCGTCGAAGTGCATCGAGTAGTTCTCGACGCCGGAGCAGGAGCCGATCTGGCGGAGCATCTCCAGGTCGTACGTCGTGCGCATGCGCAGGCGCTGGGCCTCCAGCATTTTGCCCTGCTTCTCCAGCTCGGCGAGGCGCTCGGTGAGCTCCTTCTCGATGCCGGTGACGGCCTTCTCCAGGCGCTCGGGACCCGCTACGTAGTGCGAGGCCGGGAAGACGTACAGGTGGTCGTCGTCGCTGATGACCTCGCCGGTGAGCGGGTGCAGGGTGGAGAGCGCCTCGATCTCGTCGCCGAACATCTCGATGCGCACGGCCAGCTCTTCGTAGACCGGGAAGATCTCGATGGTGTCGCCGCGGACGCGGAAGGTGCCGCGGGTGAACGCCAGGTCGTTGCGCGTGTACTGGATGTCGACGAAGCGGCGCAGGAGCTGGTCGCGGTCGATCTCCTCGCCGACCTTGAGGGGGACCATGCGGTCCACGTACTCCTGCGGGGTGCCGAGGCCGTAGATGCAGGAGACGGAGGCGACCACGACCACGTCGCGGCGGGTCAGCAGCGAGTTCGTGGCGGAGTGGCGCAGGCGCTCCACCTCCTCGTTGATGGAGGAGTCCTTCTCGATGTACGTATCCGACTGCGGAACGTACGCCTCCGGCTGGTAGTAGTCGTAGTACGAGACGAAGTACTCGACGGCGTTGTTCGGCAGGAGCTCGCGGAACTCGTTCGCCAGCTGGGCGGCCAGTGTCTTGTTCGGCGCCATCACGAGGGTGGGGCGCTGGAGCTTCTCGATCATCCACGCGGTGGTGGCGGACTTGCCGGTGCCGGTCGCGCCGAGTAGGACGACATCCTTCTCACCCGCACGGACGCGCCGCTCCAGGTCGGCGATGGCGGTCGGCTGGTCGCCGCTGGGCTGGTACGGACTGACGACCTCGAAAGGTGCCACCGTGCGTTCGATCTTGGATACGGGCCGCATGGAATCAACCGTACGACCCCGCACTGACAACGGGGCGGGACCGGCCGTCCGGCGGCGCTCCGGTTCGGTCCTGCGGGGCGCCGCGGGGTGCGCCCGTGCTCACCAGTTCTGCGGGGTGCGGGAGCCGGGGCGGGTGCGGGAGCGGGGGCGGGTCCTGCGGCGGGAGACGGGCACGTGGCGGTCGCCGGAGCGCGGGACGGGGTAGGACTGCCGGGTGCGGTTGCCGTTCGCGGGGTTCCTGACGTCCGCCTGGCCGCCCATCACCATGAGCGGGTCGAACATCACGATGACGCCCGCGAGGAGCAGGAAGGCCAGCGGCCCGATCATCATGGGCGCGAGGATCTCGGCGGGCGAGTCGCCGGGCGGGGCGGCGCCCGAGCCGTGCAGATGGACGCTGAGGCCCGCCATGCCCATGTAGTGCATGCCGCTCACGGCCAGCCCCATGACGAGGCTCGCGCCGAGGCTCCACAGGATTCCCCTGACCTGCCCGGCCGCCCAGAGCGCGGCGGTCGCGGCGACCATGGCGATCACCACGGACGCGGCGACGGTCAGCGTGTTGTACTCCAGCGTCCCGCGCAGACGCATACCGGCCATTCCCAGGTAGTGCATGGTGGCGACGCCGAGTCCCGTGATCGTCCCGCCGGTGAAGAGGGCGGTGCCGGTCGCGCCGCGGTAGCCGACGATGAAGATCCCGATGCCGACCATGACGATGGCGACGGCGAGACTCGCGAAGGTCAGCGGCTTGTCGTAGTGGATCGGGGCTTCCTCGACGGTGAAGCCCATCATCGCCACGAAGTGCATGGTCCAGATCCCGGAGCCGATCGCGGCCGAGCCGAGTGCCAGCCAGCCGGGTCGCCAGGAGTGCTCGACGAGGAGCGATCTGGTCGTGCAGCGCAGCCCGAGCGCCCCTCCCAGACACGCCATGAGGTAGGCCACCACCGGCGTGACGACTCCGTAGCTGAACCCGTCGACCGTGCCCTGCATGCCCGGTAGCCCTTCTGCCTGTGGTGACCAAATGCCCTGAATACGCCCCATACACCCCCTGCCGACGGACATCTGAAAGGCCGTCGGCTGAGGCTGAGAGTAAAGCTCAGCCCGGAACGTAAGAACGATTTTCCGGCAAAGAATCGCCATCCCCACGCGCGGGGTCCTTGTCCTTGACGACTCCGTTCAACCTGTGGCCATCCTGCACCTGTCTCCCGTTGGCCGTGGACTGTCACTCTCGAGCGGTCCGCGATCACACGACGCGAGGAGTACCCGTGTACGCACGTGCTGCCGTCACCACCGCTGCCCTCCTGGGAGCCGGTGCACTCGTCCTCCCCACCGCCACCGCCGGCGCGCAGACCCCGGCGCCCAGCGCTGTCCAGCACGACCAGCCGCTCGTCGTCGCTCACCGCGGCGCCTCGGCCTACGCCCCCGAGAACACCTTCGCGGCCATCGACAAGGCCCGCGACATGGGGTTCCGCTGGGTCGAGAACGACGTCCAGCGCACCAAGGACGGCGAGCTGGTCATCATGCACGACGACACCCTGAAGCGGACGACGAACGTCGAGGAGCTCTACCCCGACCGCGCCCCCTGGAAGGTCAAGGACTTCACGGCGGCCGAGATAGCCAGGCTGGACGCGGGCAGCTGGTTCAGCAAGAAGTACGCCGGTCAGCGCGTGCCGACCCTGAAGCAGTACATGCGGCGGGTCTCGCACAACCACCAGAAGCTGGTCTTCGAGTTCAAGAAGCCCGAGCTGTACCCGGGCATCGAGAAGCAGGGCCTGCGGATCCTGCGCAATGAGGGCTGGCTCGAC
The sequence above is a segment of the Streptomyces sp. Je 1-369 genome. Coding sequences within it:
- a CDS encoding glycerophosphodiester phosphodiesterase family protein, with translation MYARAAVTTAALLGAGALVLPTATAGAQTPAPSAVQHDQPLVVAHRGASAYAPENTFAAIDKARDMGFRWVENDVQRTKDGELVIMHDDTLKRTTNVEELYPDRAPWKVKDFTAAEIARLDAGSWFSKKYAGQRVPTLKQYMRRVSHNHQKLVFEFKKPELYPGIEKQGLRILRNEGWLDKHHVKSKLVIQSFSADSVKTVHKLRPDVKTGFLGTPAVADLPAYARFADQINSTHTSISAAYVSAIHSLKGPHGKPLEIFTWTVNDAPNAKRAAGFGVDGIITNTPDVVRKALRDG
- the uvrB gene encoding excinuclease ABC subunit UvrB, encoding MRPVSKIERTVAPFEVVSPYQPSGDQPTAIADLERRVRAGEKDVVLLGATGTGKSATTAWMIEKLQRPTLVMAPNKTLAAQLANEFRELLPNNAVEYFVSYYDYYQPEAYVPQSDTYIEKDSSINEEVERLRHSATNSLLTRRDVVVVASVSCIYGLGTPQEYVDRMVPLKVGEEIDRDQLLRRFVDIQYTRNDLAFTRGTFRVRGDTIEIFPVYEELAVRIEMFGDEIEALSTLHPLTGEVISDDDHLYVFPASHYVAGPERLEKAVTGIEKELTERLAELEKQGKMLEAQRLRMRTTYDLEMLRQIGSCSGVENYSMHFDDRAPGTAPNTLLDYFPEDFLLVLDESHVTVPQIGAMYEGDASRKRTLVDHGFRLPSALDNRPLKWEEFLGRIGQTVYLSATPGKYELSRGDGFVEQIIRPTGLVDPEVVVKPTEGQIDDLVHEIRTRTEKDERVLVTTLTKKMAEDLTDYFLELGIQVRYLHSDVDTLRRVELLRELRAGEYDVLVGINLLREGLDLPEVSLVAILDADKEGFLRSGTSLIQTIGRAARNVSGQVHMYADKITPAMEKAIDETNRRREKQIAYNKERGIDPQPLRKKINDIVSQIAREEVDTEQLLGSDYRKAKAGKAPVPSLGGDAAKAGKAAAPAKGKAKGKKGADTVPTDRPAAELAEQIDEMTERMRAAAADLQFEIAARLRDEVSEMKKELRQMREAGQA
- a CDS encoding MHYT domain-containing protein, translating into MQGTVDGFSYGVVTPVVAYLMACLGGALGLRCTTRSLLVEHSWRPGWLALGSAAIGSGIWTMHFVAMMGFTVEEAPIHYDKPLTFASLAVAIVMVGIGIFIVGYRGATGTALFTGGTITGLGVATMHYLGMAGMRLRGTLEYNTLTVAASVVIAMVAATAALWAAGQVRGILWSLGASLVMGLAVSGMHYMGMAGLSVHLHGSGAAPPGDSPAEILAPMMIGPLAFLLLAGVIVMFDPLMVMGGQADVRNPANGNRTRQSYPVPRSGDRHVPVSRRRTRPRSRTRPGSRTPQNW